Proteins encoded by one window of Modestobacter marinus:
- a CDS encoding TenA family protein, producing MTGGRSARLVERHAALLDRACDVRFVREATAGTLAAGDFARYLLVEEAFVLTASRVLGRVVWESDGWAELLPSARSLTNLVTEQRDYFAGLRHRWPVEDAPATLARAQVLSEVVLRQVTESGRPAALTGMLAAETMYARWCTAAAAQPADRDPDLQAWIDLHAEPAFLGQVAALRADVDALPTELADDAALDRWYAAVLEAEIAFHDAVHG from the coding sequence GTGACCGGCGGCCGCTCGGCACGGCTGGTCGAGCGGCACGCCGCGCTGCTGGACCGGGCCTGCGACGTCCGGTTCGTCCGGGAGGCGACGGCGGGCACGCTCGCCGCCGGCGACTTCGCCCGGTACCTGCTGGTCGAGGAGGCGTTCGTGCTGACCGCGAGCCGGGTCCTCGGCCGGGTCGTGTGGGAGTCGGACGGGTGGGCGGAGCTCCTGCCGTCGGCCCGGTCGCTCACCAACCTCGTCACCGAGCAGCGTGACTACTTCGCGGGACTGCGCCACCGCTGGCCGGTCGAGGACGCACCGGCGACGCTCGCGCGCGCCCAGGTGCTCTCCGAGGTGGTGCTGCGGCAGGTGACCGAGTCCGGCCGGCCGGCCGCGCTCACCGGGATGCTGGCCGCCGAGACGATGTACGCCCGCTGGTGCACCGCGGCGGCTGCGCAGCCGGCCGACCGGGACCCCGACCTACAGGCGTGGATCGACCTGCACGCCGAGCCCGCCTTCCTGGGGCAGGTGGCGGCGCTGCGCGCCGACGTCGACGCCCTCCCGACGGAGCTGGCCGACGACGCCGCCCTGGACCGGTGGTACGCCGCGGTGCTGGAGGCGGAGATCGCCTTCCACGACGCCGTCCACGGCTGA
- a CDS encoding glutamine amidotransferase, with product MARILIAGESWMTTSTHVKGVDEFSVHSYVEGVGPLRDALTGRGHVVEHLPAHLVPTRFPGDAAALAAYDLVVLSDIGANSIQLSPQVFERFQPGEDRLAALRDWVGDGGALLMIGGYLSFSGFQARAAFRQTAIADVLPVTMLAEDDRVESPAGVVPTVVDAGHAALGGAGAEWPGLLGYNRVVARGGAEVPVLVGEDPLVALAPFGAGRAGVFTSDCSPHWAPPAFCEEWPGYAALFDGLVRWLVRG from the coding sequence ATGGCCCGGATACTGATCGCCGGTGAGAGCTGGATGACCACCTCCACGCACGTCAAGGGGGTCGACGAGTTCTCCGTGCACTCCTACGTGGAGGGCGTCGGACCGCTGCGGGACGCGCTCACCGGCCGTGGCCACGTGGTGGAGCACCTGCCGGCACACCTCGTGCCGACGCGGTTCCCGGGGGACGCCGCCGCGCTGGCCGCCTACGACCTCGTGGTGCTCTCCGACATCGGCGCCAACTCCATCCAGCTGTCGCCCCAGGTCTTCGAGCGGTTCCAGCCCGGCGAGGACCGCCTCGCGGCGCTGCGCGACTGGGTGGGCGACGGCGGGGCGCTGCTGATGATCGGCGGCTACCTGTCCTTCAGCGGGTTCCAGGCGCGGGCGGCGTTCCGGCAGACGGCGATCGCCGACGTCCTCCCGGTGACGATGCTGGCCGAGGACGACCGGGTGGAGAGCCCGGCCGGTGTCGTGCCCACCGTGGTCGACGCCGGCCACGCCGCGCTGGGCGGAGCCGGCGCCGAGTGGCCCGGGCTGCTCGGCTACAACCGGGTGGTCGCGAGGGGCGGTGCCGAGGTGCCGGTCCTGGTGGGGGAGGACCCCCTGGTCGCGCTGGCCCCCTTCGGCGCCGGCCGGGCCGGGGTCTTCACCTCCGACTGCTCGCCGCACTGGGCGCCGCCGGCCTTCTGCGAGGAGTGGCCGGGTTACGCGGCCCTCTTCGACGGCCTGGTGCGCTGGCTGGTCCGCGGGTGA
- a CDS encoding PP2C family protein-serine/threonine phosphatase, whose amino-acid sequence MPSERRPGQLPSAGQVPPEAATVLAEGLTATAEPGERRQQASIVGAAEAMVSSYDGHAQYTLPGVLSDVPVAVLVIDQDAGTVTYANTAANELAGNIGLPVPVDTWGAAAGLTDLGGSPLASTSGPLSLVAAGRPVAGEAVRLNPRRSSDDARAAAGVGEPDQVLWVTGFPLSADASAQRLSLVVFLKLDDADGSIDPEAQLQALRERAVVATDIAFTITDPRQDDDPLVWVNPSFSRISGYSYEESVGRNCRFLQGPATERKAVDDLRQALRDEQPVTTTLLNYRKDGTAFWNQLSITPVFDGEGTLVSFVGVQTDVTERVRVEDDRKAAFAAERAARRDAEEAHAAADAARVEAERAQSRLALMAEATSTLSATLDMDDLLDRLASLCVPLLADWVFVTLVDEHGAVSGTSSAHRRGMTEELRRFAALRIADLPEAAPIRRVLRSSEPVLLPEITPEFLAAAAPDPALRAVMGELGTSSQLTVPLVARRRTLGALTLVAETQARRFGADDVDLARDLSRRAAMAMDNVRLYQQEHSVAETLQRSLLPELPEIPGVVAAAHYLSASSSADVGGDFYDLLHLPDGSVGLAVGDVVGHDVAAAAAMGHLRGLLRACAWDAGEGDPGEILGRVDRLVQGLHVAPMATMVYGRVERPSAEGEPWRLQLANAGHPPLLLRHVDGTVEMLDGITGMLIGVDVTHRRASRAVEIPPGATLVAYTDGLIERPGEDLDQGIAALVQRLRDAPVGDDPAALCVHAVGPDPDRRDDVAVLALRFG is encoded by the coding sequence GTGCCGTCAGAGAGACGACCCGGTCAGCTGCCGTCCGCGGGTCAGGTCCCGCCCGAGGCCGCCACCGTGCTCGCCGAGGGTCTGACCGCCACCGCCGAGCCGGGTGAGCGGCGCCAGCAGGCGTCCATCGTCGGGGCCGCCGAGGCGATGGTCTCCAGCTACGACGGCCACGCCCAGTACACGCTGCCCGGCGTCCTCTCCGACGTCCCCGTCGCCGTCCTGGTCATCGACCAGGACGCCGGCACGGTCACCTACGCCAACACCGCGGCGAACGAGCTGGCCGGCAACATCGGCCTGCCCGTCCCCGTCGACACCTGGGGCGCCGCCGCCGGGCTCACCGACCTCGGCGGGTCACCGCTGGCCAGCACCTCCGGCCCGCTGTCCCTGGTGGCGGCCGGCCGGCCGGTCGCCGGGGAGGCGGTGCGGCTGAACCCGCGGCGCAGCTCCGACGACGCGCGCGCCGCCGCCGGCGTCGGCGAGCCCGATCAGGTGCTGTGGGTGACCGGGTTCCCGCTGTCGGCCGACGCCAGCGCCCAGCGGCTGTCGCTGGTGGTCTTCCTCAAGCTCGACGACGCCGACGGCAGCATCGACCCCGAGGCCCAGCTCCAGGCACTGCGCGAGCGCGCCGTCGTCGCCACCGACATCGCGTTCACCATCACCGACCCGCGGCAGGACGACGACCCGCTGGTGTGGGTCAACCCCTCCTTCAGCCGGATCAGCGGGTACAGCTACGAGGAGAGCGTCGGGCGCAACTGCCGTTTCCTGCAGGGCCCGGCCACCGAGCGCAAGGCCGTCGACGACCTCCGGCAGGCCCTGCGCGACGAGCAGCCGGTCACCACCACGCTGCTGAACTACCGCAAGGACGGCACGGCCTTCTGGAACCAGCTGTCCATCACGCCGGTGTTCGACGGCGAGGGCACGCTGGTCAGCTTCGTCGGCGTGCAGACCGACGTGACCGAGCGGGTGCGGGTCGAGGACGACCGCAAGGCCGCGTTCGCCGCCGAGCGGGCCGCCCGGCGGGACGCCGAGGAGGCGCACGCGGCCGCCGACGCGGCCCGGGTCGAGGCCGAGCGGGCGCAGAGCCGGCTGGCACTGATGGCCGAGGCCACCAGCACCCTGAGCGCGACCCTGGACATGGACGACCTGCTGGACCGGCTGGCGTCGCTCTGCGTCCCGCTGCTGGCCGACTGGGTGTTCGTGACCCTGGTCGACGAGCACGGCGCGGTCAGCGGCACCTCCTCCGCCCACCGGCGGGGCATGACCGAGGAGCTGCGCCGGTTCGCCGCGCTGCGCATCGCCGACCTGCCCGAGGCCGCCCCCATCCGGCGGGTGCTGCGTTCCAGCGAGCCGGTCCTGCTCCCGGAGATCACCCCCGAGTTCCTGGCCGCGGCCGCCCCCGACCCCGCGCTGCGGGCGGTGATGGGCGAACTGGGCACCTCCTCCCAGCTCACCGTCCCCCTCGTCGCCCGCCGCCGCACGCTCGGCGCCCTCACCCTGGTCGCCGAGACCCAGGCCCGGCGGTTCGGCGCCGACGACGTCGACCTGGCCCGCGACCTCTCCCGCCGGGCCGCCATGGCGATGGACAACGTGCGGCTGTACCAGCAGGAGCACAGCGTCGCCGAGACGCTGCAGCGCTCGCTGCTGCCGGAGCTGCCGGAGATCCCCGGTGTGGTGGCCGCCGCCCACTACCTCAGCGCGTCGAGCTCCGCCGACGTCGGCGGCGACTTCTACGACCTGCTGCACCTGCCCGACGGCAGCGTGGGGCTGGCCGTCGGCGACGTCGTCGGGCACGACGTCGCCGCGGCCGCCGCGATGGGGCACTTGCGCGGTCTGCTGCGGGCGTGCGCCTGGGACGCCGGCGAGGGCGACCCGGGAGAGATCCTCGGCCGGGTCGACCGGCTGGTGCAGGGCCTGCACGTGGCCCCGATGGCGACGATGGTCTACGGCCGGGTCGAACGGCCCAGCGCGGAAGGCGAGCCCTGGCGGCTGCAACTGGCCAACGCCGGGCACCCGCCGCTGCTGCTGCGGCACGTCGACGGCACGGTCGAGATGCTCGACGGGATCACCGGGATGCTCATCGGCGTCGACGTCACGCACCGGCGGGCGTCCCGCGCGGTGGAGATCCCGCCCGGGGCGACGCTGGTGGCCTACACCGACGGGCTGATCGAACGCCCCGGGGAGGACCTGGACCAGGGGATCGCCGCCCTCGTGCAGCGGCTGCGCGACGCCCCGGTCGGCGACGACCCGGCCGCGCTGTGCGTGCACGCCGTCGGCCCCGACCCCGACCGCCGGGACGACGTCGCCGTGCTCGCCCTGCGCTTCGGCTGA
- a CDS encoding hydroxymethylglutaryl-CoA lyase, which translates to MNEFDLVLPTAVDVREVGMRDGLQLEDPVPLAGKLAMLEALVATGVRRIEVTSFVSPKAVPALADADQVAAELHRFDGVHFSALVANPRGAVRAVDAGIAHLEYVVSADDSHSRANAGRSTAEAVAAVGEIAELAHGAGGSLEVIVATAWDCPFDGRTPVARTVDVTRAAVTAGADQLCLGDTIGTTTPARVVRLLDEVRRACPGVPLGVHFHDTRGTGQANALAALQAGVTQLDASVGGLGGCPFAPGASGNIATEELVYWLADADVATGIDLDAVLAAAAVTERAVGHELPSSLYRAGGRNEPRGPVLAGG; encoded by the coding sequence GTGAACGAGTTCGACCTGGTGCTGCCGACGGCGGTCGACGTCCGCGAGGTGGGGATGCGGGACGGTCTCCAGCTCGAGGACCCGGTCCCCCTGGCCGGCAAGCTGGCCATGCTCGAGGCCCTGGTGGCCACCGGGGTGCGGCGGATCGAGGTGACCTCGTTCGTCTCGCCGAAGGCGGTGCCGGCCCTCGCCGACGCCGACCAGGTCGCCGCCGAGCTGCACCGCTTCGACGGGGTGCACTTCTCCGCCCTGGTGGCCAACCCCCGGGGGGCGGTCCGTGCGGTCGACGCCGGCATCGCGCACCTGGAGTACGTGGTCTCCGCCGACGACTCGCACAGCCGGGCGAACGCCGGCCGTTCCACCGCCGAGGCCGTCGCCGCGGTCGGGGAGATCGCCGAGCTCGCCCACGGCGCCGGCGGCTCCCTGGAGGTCATCGTCGCCACCGCCTGGGACTGCCCGTTCGACGGGCGGACGCCGGTGGCCCGCACCGTCGACGTCACCCGGGCGGCGGTCACCGCCGGCGCCGACCAGCTCTGCCTGGGCGACACGATCGGCACCACCACCCCGGCCCGCGTCGTGCGGCTGCTCGACGAGGTGCGCCGGGCCTGCCCGGGGGTGCCGCTGGGCGTGCACTTCCACGACACCCGCGGCACCGGCCAGGCCAACGCCCTGGCCGCCCTGCAGGCCGGGGTCACCCAGCTCGACGCCTCCGTCGGCGGCCTGGGCGGCTGCCCGTTCGCGCCCGGCGCCAGCGGCAACATCGCCACCGAGGAGCTCGTCTACTGGCTGGCCGACGCCGACGTGGCGACCGGCATCGACCTGGACGCCGTCCTCGCCGCGGCCGCGGTCACCGAGCGCGCCGTCGGCCACGAGCTGCCCAGCTCGCTGTACCGGGCAGGCGGTCGCAACGAGCCCCGCGGCCCGGTCCTGGCCGGTGGGTGA
- a CDS encoding aldo/keto reductase — MQTRVLRDLTVSAQGLGCMGMSEFYGTGDQAEAERTVQRALDLGVTFLDTADMYGPFTNERLVGQAISGRRDEVVLATKFGNERGEDGSFIRINGRAEYVHRACDASLQRLGVDVIDLYYQHRVDTTVPIEETWGALAELVEAGKIRYAGISEAAPDTIRRAHAVLPVTALQTEYSLWTRDPEEDGVLATCAELGIGFVAYSPIGRGFLSGQIRSVDDLEPDDFRRRNPRFQGAAFARNLELVDRVRELAEAKGVTATQLALAWVMAQSGRDGAPAVVPIPGTKRVRYLEENAAAADVVLTDEDLRALDEAAPAGATAGDRYPDMSTVHR, encoded by the coding sequence ATGCAGACACGCGTGCTCCGCGACCTGACCGTCTCCGCCCAGGGCCTGGGCTGCATGGGCATGAGCGAGTTCTACGGCACCGGCGACCAGGCCGAGGCCGAGCGCACCGTCCAGCGGGCGCTGGACCTCGGCGTCACCTTCCTCGACACCGCCGACATGTACGGCCCCTTCACCAACGAGCGCCTGGTCGGCCAGGCCATCTCCGGCCGCCGGGACGAGGTCGTGCTGGCCACCAAGTTCGGCAACGAGCGCGGCGAGGACGGCTCGTTCATCCGGATCAACGGCCGCGCCGAGTACGTGCACCGCGCCTGCGACGCGTCCCTGCAGCGGCTGGGCGTCGACGTCATCGACCTCTACTACCAGCACCGGGTCGACACGACCGTGCCGATCGAGGAGACCTGGGGCGCGCTCGCCGAGCTGGTGGAGGCCGGGAAGATCCGGTACGCCGGCATCTCCGAGGCCGCACCGGACACCATCCGCCGGGCGCACGCCGTCCTGCCGGTCACGGCGCTGCAGACGGAGTACTCACTCTGGACCCGCGACCCGGAGGAGGACGGGGTGCTGGCGACCTGCGCCGAGCTGGGCATCGGGTTCGTCGCCTACTCGCCGATCGGCCGCGGCTTCCTCTCCGGCCAGATCCGCAGCGTCGACGACCTCGAGCCCGACGACTTCCGCCGTCGCAACCCCCGTTTCCAGGGGGCGGCGTTCGCCCGGAACCTGGAGCTCGTGGACCGGGTCCGCGAGCTGGCCGAGGCCAAGGGCGTCACCGCCACCCAGCTGGCGCTCGCCTGGGTGATGGCGCAGTCCGGGCGGGACGGCGCCCCGGCGGTCGTGCCGATCCCGGGCACGAAGCGGGTGCGGTACCTGGAGGAGAACGCCGCCGCCGCCGACGTCGTCCTCACCGACGAGGACCTGCGGGCGCTCGACGAGGCGGCACCCGCCGGGGCCACGGCCGGTGACCGGTACCCGGACATGTCCACCGTGCACCGCTGA
- a CDS encoding flavin reductase family protein has product MNPAADVPPAVVDPAVMRDVLGHFVSGVTVVTAMAADGPVGFTCQSFSSLSLDPPLVAFAPARTSRTWPQLREAGRFCVNVLADSQSGLSRQFARSGADKYAGVQWSPSPHGSPVLADVVAWIDSELWAEYDGGDHTIVVARVLDLGADASRTPLLFHRGAYGLQQARLEPEER; this is encoded by the coding sequence GTGAACCCAGCAGCGGACGTCCCCCCGGCAGTGGTCGACCCCGCGGTGATGCGGGACGTGCTGGGGCACTTCGTCTCCGGCGTCACCGTGGTGACGGCGATGGCCGCCGACGGCCCGGTGGGCTTCACCTGCCAGTCGTTCAGCTCGCTGTCCCTGGACCCGCCGCTGGTCGCCTTCGCCCCGGCCCGCACCTCGCGCACCTGGCCGCAGCTGCGGGAGGCCGGCCGGTTCTGCGTCAACGTGCTCGCCGACTCCCAGAGCGGCCTGTCCCGGCAGTTCGCCCGCTCGGGCGCCGACAAGTACGCCGGGGTGCAGTGGTCGCCCAGCCCGCACGGCTCCCCCGTGCTCGCCGACGTCGTCGCCTGGATCGACAGCGAGCTGTGGGCCGAGTACGACGGCGGTGACCACACCATCGTCGTCGCCCGGGTGCTGGACCTCGGCGCCGACGCCTCGCGCACGCCGCTGCTCTTCCACCGCGGCGCCTACGGCCTCCAGCAGGCCCGGCTGGAGCCCGAGGAGCGCTGA